In Ailuropoda melanoleuca isolate Jingjing chromosome 4, ASM200744v2, whole genome shotgun sequence, the following proteins share a genomic window:
- the DAG1 gene encoding dystroglycan, producing the protein MRMSAGLSLLLPIWGRTFLLLLSVAVAQSHWPLEAGRDWENQLEASMHSVLSDLHEAVPTVVGIPDGTAVVGRSFRVTIPTDLIASSGELIKVSAAGKEALPSWLHWDPQSHTLEGLPLDTDKGVHYISVSAMRLGANGSHVPQTSSVFSIEVYPEDHSEPQSVRAASPDPAEVLSSACAADEPVTVLTVILDADLTKMTPKQRIELLHRMRSFSEVELPNMKLVPVVNNRLFDMSAFMAGPGNAKKVVENGALLSWKLGCSLNQNNVPDIRGVEAPAREGAMSAQLGYPVVGWHIANKKPPLPKRIRRQIHATPTPVTAIGPPTTAIQEPPSRIVPTPTSPAIAPPTETMAPPVRDPVPGKPTVTIRTRGAIIQTPTLGPIQPTRVSEAGTTVPGQIRPTMTIPGYVEPTAVATPPTTTTKKPRVSTPKPATPSTDSSTTTTRRPTKKPRTPRPVPRVTTKAPITRLETASPPTRIRTTTSGIPRGGEPNQRPELKNHIDRVDAWVGTYFEVKIPSDTFYDNEDTTTDKLKLTLKLREQQLVGEKSWVQFNSNSQLMYGLPDSSHVGKHEYFMHATDKGGLSAVDAFEIHVHKRPQGDRAPARFKAKFVGDPAPVVNDIHKKITLVKKLAFAFGDRNCSTITLQNITRGSIVVEWTNNTLPLEPCPKEQIAGLSRRIAEDDGKPRAAFSNALEPDFKATSIVVTGSGSCRHLQFIPTAPPRRLPSEAPPTDVPDRDPEKSSEDDVYLHTVIPAVVVAAILLIAGIIAMICYRKKRKGKLTLEDQATFIKKGVPIIFADELDDSKPPPSSSMPLILQEEKAPLPPPEYPNQSVPETTPLNQDTVGEYTPLRDEDPNAPPYQPPPPFTAPMEGKGSRPKNMTPYRSPPPYVPP; encoded by the exons ATGAGGATGTCTGCTGGCCTTTCACTGCTGCTCCCCATCTGGGGGAGGacctttctccttctgctttctGTGGCCGTGGCTCAGTCCCATTGGCCTTTGGAGGCTGGCAGGGACTGGGAGAACCAGCTTGAGGCGTCCATGCACTCAGTGCTCTCAGACCTTCACGAGGCTGTTCCCACAGTGGTGGGCATTCCTGATGGCACGGCTGTCGTTGGGCGCTCATTTCGAGTGACCATTCCAACGGATTTAATTGCCTCCAGTGGAGAACTCATCAAG GTGTCAGCCGCAGGGAAAGAGGCCTTGCCGTCCTGGCTGCACTGGGACCCGCAGAGCCACACCCTGGAGGGCCTCCCTCTGGACACCGATAAGGGCGTGCATTACATTTCAGTGAGCGCCATGCGGCTGGGGGCCAACGGGAGCCACGTCCCCCAGACCTCCAGCGTGTTCTCTATCGAGGTCTACCCTGAGGACCACAGCGAGCCGCAGTCTGTGCGGGCGGCGTCCCCAGACCCTGCTGAGGTGCTGTCCTCTGCCTGTGCTGCCGATGAGCCTGTGACTGTCCTGACGGTCATTCTGGACGCTGACCTCACCAAGATGACCCCAAAGCAGAGGATTGAGCTCCTGCACAGGATGCGGAGCTTCTCCGAAGTGGAGCTTCCCAACATGAAGCTGGTGCCCGTGGTGAACAATAGGCTGTTTGACATGTCAGCCTTCATGGCTGGCCCAGGCAATGCAAAAAAGGTGGTAGAGAACGGGGCCCTGCTCTCTTGGAAGCTGGGCTGCTCCCTGAACCAGAACAATGTGCCTGATATCCGTGGTGTGGAGGCCCCCGCCAGGGAGGGCGCTATGTCTGCCCAGCTTGGCTACCCTGTGGTGGGTTGGCATATCGCCAACAAGAAGCCCCCTCTCCCCAAACGCATCCGGAGGCAGATCCATGCCACCCCCACACCTGTCACTGCCATTGGGCCTCCAACCACGGCCATCCAGGAGCCACCATCCAGGATCGTGCCTACCCCCACGTCTCCAGCCATTGCTCCTCCAACAGAGACCATGGCTCCTCCAGTCAGAGATCCTGTTCCTGGAAAGCCCACGGTCACCATTCGGACTCGAGGTGCCATTATTCAGACCCCGACCCTAGGCCCCATCCAGCCCACTCGGGTGTCAGAAGCCGGCACCACGGTTCCTGGCCAGATCCGCCCAACGATGACCATTCCTGGCTACGTGGAGCCCACGGCCGTCGCCACCCCTCCCACGACTACCACCAAGAAGCCACGCGTATCCACACCAAAACCAGCCACGCCTTCTACTGACTCCTCCACCACCACAACTCGAAGGCCGACCAAAAAGCCACGGACACCCCGACCGGTGCCGCGGGTCACCACCAAAGCTCCCATCACCAGACTGGAAACCGCCTCCCCGCCTACTCGCATCCGCACCACCACAAGTGGGATTCCCCGTGGAGGAGAACCCAACCAGCGGCCAGAGCTGAAGAACCACATTGACAGGGTGGATGCCTGGGTGGGCACCTACTTCGAGGTGAAGATCCCGTCAGACACCTTCTATGACAACGAGGACACCACCACGGATAAGCTGAAGCTGACCCTGAAGCTTCGGGAGCAGCAGCTGGTAGGTGAGAAGTCGTGGGTGCAGTTCAACAGCAACAGCCAGCTCATGTACGGCCTGCCCGACAGCAGCCACGTGGGCAAGCACGAGTACTTCATGCACGCCACCGACAAGGGGGGCCTGTCCGCTGTGGATGCCTTCGAGATCCACGTCCACAAGCGCCCTCAAGGGGACAGGGCTCCCGCACGGTTCAAGGCCAAGTTTGTGGGTGACCCCGCCCCCGTGGTGAATGACATCCACAAGAAGATCACCCTGGTGAAGAAGCTGGCCTTTGCCTTCGGGGACCGCAACTGCAGCACCATCACCCTGCAGAATATCACCCGGGGCTCCATTGTGGTGGAGTGGACTAACAACACACTGCCCCTGGAGCCCTGCCCCAAGGAGCAGATCGCGGGCCTGAGCCGGAGGATCGCAGAGGATGACGGGAAACCTCGGGCCGCCTTCTCCAATGCCTTGGAACCTGACTTCAAGGCCACGAGCATCGTCGTGACAGGCTCGGGCAGCTGCCGGCATCTGCAGTTTATCCCCACGGCGCCGCCCAGGAGGCTGCCCTCGGAGGCGCCGCCCACGGACGTGCCGGACAGGGACCCTGAGAAGAGCAGCGAGGATGACGTTTACCTGCACACGGTCATCCCGGCTGTGGTGGTCGCGGCCATCCTGCTCATCGCCGGCATCATTGCCATGATCTGCTACCGCAAGAAGCGGAAGGGCAAGCTCACGCTCGAGGACCAGGCCACCTTCATCAAGAAGGGGGTGCCTATCATCTTTGCAGATGAGCTGGATGACTCCaagcccccaccctcctccagcaTGCCACTTATCCTGCAGGAGGAGAaagcccctctcccccctcctgaGTACCCCAACCAGAGCGTGCCCGAGACCACTCCTCTGAACCAGGACACCGTGGGAGAGTATACGCCCCTGCGGGATGAGGATCCCAACGCGCCTCCCTACCAGCCCCCCCCACCCTTCACGGCCCCCATGGAGGGCAAGGGCTCCCGTCCCAAGAACATGACCCCGTACCGGTCGCCCCCTCCCTACGTGCCCCCTTAA